A genomic stretch from Candidatus Methanomethylophilaceae archaeon includes:
- a CDS encoding 30S ribosomal protein S11: protein MTAKWGIANIYASYNNVMITLTDITGAETITKATGGMVVKQAKDESSPYAAQKAAEKVAEAAKEKEFVGIHVRVRAPGGNRSASPGPGAQAAIRALTRAGLKIGRIEDVTPIPHDGTKKKGGRRGRRV, encoded by the coding sequence ATGACAGCAAAGTGGGGAATAGCCAACATTTACGCCAGCTACAACAACGTCATGATCACCCTGACCGACATCACCGGAGCTGAGACCATCACCAAAGCCACCGGCGGAATGGTCGTCAAGCAGGCCAAGGACGAGTCTTCGCCTTACGCGGCGCAGAAAGCGGCTGAGAAAGTCGCCGAGGCCGCCAAGGAGAAGGAATTCGTGGGAATCCACGTCAGAGTCCGCGCTCCCGGAGGAAACAGATCCGCTTCCCCCGGACCTGGAGCCCAGGCCGCCATCCGTGCCCTCACCAGAGCCGGCCTCAAGATCGGCCGCATCGAGGATGTCACACCCATACCGCACGACGGTACCAAGAAGAAGGGCGGGCGCAGAGGACGCAGGGTCTGA
- a CDS encoding 30S ribosomal protein S4 gives MGDPKFSRKTYDTPSHPWQGERIKAEVEVVRAFGLKNKTEVWKAETVLRNLRKQSRDLQARLRLGDKQAQIEADALLAKCGRLGYLAVGSNLNDILTLKDEDVLSRRLQTIVFEKGFASTIKQARQMITHGHIFMNGHKVTVPGYIVSRYEESTIEYNPASPFTDEMHPMRISSEQAAANAAIKARAEAERAAADAAAARADAAEAGITAEDGEN, from the coding sequence ATGGGAGACCCTAAATTTTCCAGGAAGACCTACGACACTCCCTCCCACCCTTGGCAGGGAGAGAGGATCAAAGCCGAAGTCGAAGTCGTACGCGCGTTCGGGCTGAAGAACAAGACCGAGGTCTGGAAGGCCGAGACCGTCCTCAGGAACCTGAGGAAGCAGTCCAGGGACCTTCAGGCCCGTCTCAGGCTCGGAGACAAGCAGGCCCAGATCGAAGCCGATGCGCTTCTCGCCAAATGCGGGCGCCTCGGATATCTGGCCGTCGGATCCAACCTGAACGACATCCTCACCCTGAAAGACGAGGACGTTCTGTCCCGCCGCCTTCAGACCATCGTGTTCGAGAAGGGATTCGCCAGCACCATAAAGCAGGCCAGGCAGATGATCACCCACGGACACATCTTCATGAACGGCCACAAGGTCACCGTTCCCGGCTACATCGTGTCCAGATACGAGGAGTCCACCATCGAATACAACCCCGCATCTCCCTTCACCGACGAGATGCACCCGATGAGGATCTCTTCCGAGCAGGCGGCGGCCAACGCAGCCATAAAGGCCAGGGCCGAAGCCGAGAGGGCCGCAGCCGATGCCGCGGCAGCAAGGGCAGACGCCGCCGAGGCGGGAATCACGGCAGAGGACGGTGAGAACTGA
- a CDS encoding 30S ribosomal protein S13 gives MAKAKKDQKTEDENFNFIVRIVNSDIDGQKRTVIGLQSIKGVGKRVAQIVAKRANVDPAAKIGSLSDEKVKEIEDLVKSYVEYAPNWAINRQMDYESGADMHLFGNDLDIIQKDDINRMKMIRCYRGIRHEGRHKVRGQRTRSNGRHGLTMGVQRKSN, from the coding sequence ATGGCAAAAGCAAAGAAAGACCAGAAGACGGAGGACGAGAACTTCAACTTCATCGTCCGTATCGTCAACTCCGATATCGACGGACAGAAAAGGACCGTCATCGGACTGCAGAGCATCAAAGGCGTAGGAAAAAGGGTCGCCCAGATCGTCGCCAAGAGAGCGAACGTCGACCCCGCCGCGAAGATCGGTTCCCTCTCCGACGAGAAAGTCAAGGAGATCGAGGATCTCGTCAAGTCCTACGTCGAGTACGCCCCCAACTGGGCTATCAACAGGCAGATGGACTACGAGTCCGGAGCCGATATGCACCTTTTCGGGAATGACCTCGACATCATCCAGAAAGATGACATCAACAGGATGAAGATGATCCGCTGCTACCGCGGAATCAGGCACGAAGGCCGCCACAAGGTCAGAGGACAGAGGACCCGCTCCAACGGCAGGCACGGACTTACCATGGGAGTCCAGAGGAAATCCAATTGA
- the map gene encoding type II methionyl aminopeptidase, translating into MLNEDQLAKLRTAGRVAGAARELGLSMVKEGVKLYDVAQEVEGYIREHGCGLAFPCNISINEIAAHYTPSCTDRKVFELGDVVKVDCGAELDGYVGDTAGTVEVGTNAYRDLVEISKTARNTVAEFIGDGIPISEIGRTVERTINSAGYSPIINLCGHQIEPYNLHAGLSVPNCDNGAEERIKAGMVVAIEPFATNGAGEVRNGKPGNIVRIARERKIADPKAAEFFEYVKGEFKTFPFCARSCDFPDAERHVKTLVRHGVLSSYAELIEVKGGIVSQHEYTFYIDGNRGEVTTLP; encoded by the coding sequence ATGCTGAATGAAGATCAGCTGGCTAAGCTTCGCACTGCAGGCAGAGTCGCCGGCGCCGCCAGGGAACTCGGGCTGTCGATGGTGAAAGAGGGCGTCAAGCTGTACGATGTGGCTCAGGAAGTCGAAGGATACATCCGCGAGCATGGCTGCGGCCTGGCTTTCCCCTGCAACATCAGCATAAACGAGATTGCCGCGCATTACACGCCCAGCTGCACAGACCGCAAAGTCTTCGAGCTGGGGGACGTAGTCAAAGTCGATTGCGGAGCGGAATTGGACGGGTACGTCGGAGATACCGCCGGGACAGTCGAAGTCGGCACCAATGCGTACAGAGATCTCGTCGAAATCTCCAAGACTGCCAGGAACACCGTGGCGGAGTTCATCGGCGACGGAATTCCGATCTCGGAGATCGGCAGGACCGTCGAGAGGACCATCAACTCCGCCGGGTATTCGCCCATCATCAACCTCTGCGGCCATCAGATCGAGCCGTACAATCTCCATGCGGGGCTCTCGGTGCCGAATTGCGACAACGGGGCCGAGGAGAGGATCAAGGCCGGCATGGTCGTGGCCATCGAGCCATTCGCCACCAACGGGGCGGGCGAGGTCAGGAACGGCAAGCCAGGCAACATCGTCCGCATCGCCAGGGAAAGGAAGATAGCAGACCCCAAAGCGGCCGAGTTTTTCGAGTACGTCAAAGGGGAGTTCAAGACGTTCCCCTTCTGCGCACGCAGCTGCGATTTCCCGGACGCTGAGAGGCATGTGAAAACGTTGGTGCGCCACGGCGTCCTATCCAGCTATGCCGAACTCATCGAAGTCAAGGGCGGCATCGTATCCCAGCACGAGTACACCTTTTACATCGACGGTAACCGCGGCGAAGTTACGACGCTCCCATAA
- a CDS encoding threonylcarbamoyl-AMP synthase: MKIIKCDLTNGFGAKCEEAVLAAAEDIAAGRLIVYPTETVYGIGADIYNESAIKNLYVAKNRPFDMALSVAVSDKAMLERVAVLNENADKLIKAFLPGPLTIIIKKQYDVPDIVTSSSQKVGIRIPDNRFALELIRRTGPIVATSANLHSHPDAIDIDSAVADLGTSIDTYIDAGKCDLGKPSTIVWLEGKEVEIVRQGAIPVNKIMEVLQC; this comes from the coding sequence TTGAAGATTATTAAGTGCGATCTTACCAACGGTTTCGGCGCAAAGTGCGAGGAAGCGGTCCTTGCCGCGGCCGAAGATATAGCTGCTGGCAGGCTGATTGTTTACCCCACCGAGACCGTATACGGCATCGGGGCGGACATCTACAACGAATCGGCCATCAAAAACCTGTATGTGGCCAAGAACAGGCCCTTCGACATGGCGCTCTCTGTCGCGGTATCCGACAAGGCCATGCTTGAGCGCGTCGCCGTCCTGAACGAGAACGCCGACAAATTGATCAAGGCGTTCTTGCCCGGGCCGCTGACCATCATAATCAAGAAGCAGTATGATGTCCCGGACATCGTCACCTCTTCCTCTCAGAAGGTTGGGATACGCATTCCCGACAACAGGTTCGCCCTTGAGCTCATAAGGCGTACCGGCCCGATCGTGGCCACATCGGCCAATCTGCATTCCCACCCTGACGCAATCGACATCGATTCTGCCGTGGCCGACCTCGGCACTTCCATAGACACTTACATCGACGCCGGGAAGTGCGATCTCGGGAAGCCTTCCACCATCGTCTGGCTCGAGGGCAAGGAAGTCGAGATCGTCCGCCAGGGCGCCATTCCCGTCAACAAAATCATGGAGGTCCTCCAATGCTGA